In Paraburkholderia aromaticivorans, a single window of DNA contains:
- a CDS encoding M20 family metallopeptidase — MNTFMTALNGRVDKLLPELEAVYKDLHQHPELSMQEERTARLAADYLAAHGFEVTRDVGVTGVVGVLRNGEGPTVMLRADMDALPVTEATGLPYASTVTARDEDGVEVGVAHACGHDLHVTWLMGAARLLAENRQSWKGTVLAVFQPGEEVGRGAQSMMDDGMADRFPKPDIILGQHVMVGEAGTVGYRSGTILSAGDSLKVKLFGRGSHGSQPQTSIDPVIMAASTTMRLQTIVSREIAPSDSAVLTIGALQAGTKENIIPDDATLKLNMRTYDEDVREYMLSAIRRICCAECVASNAPREPEFTTLSSYPMTENDKEATGRVATAFEAQFGERAFETPPAAASEDFSVFGRRWNAPYVFWIVGGTDPKVYAKAKAEKKLNLIPSNHSPKYAPTLDPTMKTGLLAMLSAAAVWLCQEAKST, encoded by the coding sequence ATGAATACGTTCATGACGGCGCTGAACGGTCGCGTTGACAAACTGCTTCCGGAACTGGAAGCGGTCTACAAGGATCTGCATCAACATCCCGAACTGTCGATGCAGGAGGAGCGTACCGCGCGCCTTGCCGCCGACTACCTGGCTGCGCATGGATTCGAGGTAACTCGCGACGTCGGCGTGACTGGCGTGGTGGGCGTGCTGCGCAACGGTGAAGGTCCGACGGTCATGCTGCGCGCGGATATGGATGCCCTTCCGGTAACGGAGGCGACCGGGCTTCCCTATGCGAGCACCGTCACGGCCAGAGATGAAGACGGCGTCGAGGTGGGCGTTGCGCATGCCTGCGGGCACGATCTGCACGTAACGTGGCTGATGGGTGCGGCACGCCTGCTGGCGGAAAACCGACAATCGTGGAAAGGGACCGTGCTGGCCGTGTTTCAGCCGGGCGAAGAAGTGGGTCGTGGCGCGCAAAGCATGATGGACGACGGCATGGCAGACCGGTTTCCCAAGCCGGATATCATTCTCGGGCAGCACGTGATGGTCGGGGAAGCTGGCACGGTGGGATACCGCAGCGGCACGATTCTCTCGGCAGGCGACAGCCTCAAGGTCAAACTGTTCGGCCGCGGATCGCACGGCTCACAACCGCAAACGTCGATCGACCCGGTGATCATGGCTGCATCGACGACTATGCGCCTTCAGACGATCGTCTCGCGTGAAATAGCGCCGAGCGACAGCGCGGTGCTCACGATCGGTGCCCTGCAGGCCGGCACAAAAGAAAACATCATCCCCGATGACGCCACGCTCAAGCTGAACATGCGCACCTATGACGAGGACGTGAGAGAGTACATGCTGTCAGCGATCCGACGCATCTGCTGCGCCGAATGCGTTGCCTCCAATGCGCCACGCGAACCTGAATTCACCACGCTGAGCAGTTACCCGATGACCGAGAACGACAAGGAAGCGACCGGGCGTGTCGCAACGGCGTTCGAGGCCCAGTTCGGCGAACGCGCTTTCGAAACGCCTCCTGCCGCCGCCAGCGAAGACTTCAGCGTATTCGGCCGACGCTGGAATGCTCCCTACGTCTTCTGGATTGTGGGCGGCACCGATCCGAAGGTCTATGCGAAAGCAAAAGCGGAGAAGAAACTCAATCTGATTCCCAGCAATCACTCCCCGAAATACGCTCCGACGCTCGATCCAACGATGAAAACGGGTCTGCTGGCCATGCTTTCCGCTGCGGCTGTGTGGCTTTGCCAGGAGGCAAAATCTACGTGA
- a CDS encoding DNA-binding transcriptional regulator, with amino-acid sequence MTKYTSVRGLTRGLQVLQALNAMESGRATSQQISDLTGLHRTTVRRLLETLMEQGFVRRSASDDSFRLTLRVRSLSEGFTDNERIATIAPPIMGQLLQRVAWPSDLTTPDGDAMIIRETTHRFSPLSFHRSMVGRRLPILLTAAGRAYFAMCPDGEREDILELLRSGVGGEEQKTLAFNDALIKSLVKRVRADGFGSNHGDWAAQSKIGAVAVAIVSRERVLASLNVVFLLRAVTLAEATRRYVPELQAAVREMVAALESEGGLP; translated from the coding sequence GTGACCAAATACACGAGCGTGCGGGGACTCACGCGCGGCCTGCAAGTGCTGCAGGCGCTCAATGCCATGGAAAGCGGCCGCGCCACCAGCCAGCAGATCAGTGACCTGACCGGGCTGCATCGCACCACCGTGCGACGGCTTCTCGAGACGCTGATGGAGCAAGGCTTTGTGCGGCGCAGCGCGTCGGACGACAGTTTTCGTTTGACGTTGCGGGTTCGTTCGTTAAGCGAAGGTTTTACGGATAACGAACGGATCGCAACGATTGCGCCGCCAATCATGGGCCAGTTGTTGCAGCGCGTTGCGTGGCCTTCGGATCTGACCACGCCGGACGGCGACGCGATGATCATCCGCGAGACGACGCATCGTTTCAGTCCGCTGTCGTTTCATCGCTCGATGGTCGGCCGCCGCTTGCCGATTCTGCTGACCGCCGCGGGGCGCGCATACTTCGCGATGTGCCCCGACGGCGAGCGCGAGGACATACTCGAATTGTTGCGCTCGGGCGTGGGCGGTGAAGAACAGAAAACGCTCGCCTTCAACGACGCCCTGATCAAAAGCCTGGTCAAACGGGTACGCGCGGATGGCTTTGGCTCCAATCACGGCGACTGGGCCGCGCAAAGCAAGATCGGGGCAGTGGCCGTTGCGATCGTATCGCGCGAACGTGTGCTGGCGAGTCTGAATGTGGTGTTCCTTTTGCGAGCGGTCACGCTCGCGGAAGCGACACGACGATATGTGCCTGAGCTTCAGGCCGCGGTGCGCGAGATGGTTGCTGCACTGGAATCGGAGGGTGGTCTTCCGTGA